In the Arthrobacter sp. CDRTa11 genome, TTCATTGAGGGCGTAGGTCAGGAGCAGGCTGCCGATCACAAAGGCCACCACCCAGTTGCCCACCGACTCCTGCAGCGACTTCCAAATTCCGTGAAGCGCTGCCGGCTCCATGACTGAGTTGATAAAGAAGGCGCTCAGCGCGATGCCCAGGACGCTGGGCCACACCAGGTCAACGGTAGTCCAGAGGTAGAGGGTTCCCACGAAAACACCCACCACCGCCATGCCTGTGGGTGTCAGGGGAGCCGGTGCGGGGAGCAACGAAATGACCGCCATCAGGGCCAGGCCGATGAGCGTGTTCAGAAGGTAGGACGATTTGGTGCGTGGAGTGGGTGCTGCTGTCTCGGTACGCCGGAGCGTTGTTGGAATCATCATCGGGTCCTTTACAAGTTGTTCCGGATCACATCGACGTGATCCGGGAGGCGTGGCAGTTGAGGTCCGTCAGTTAGGACGGGGAAATAATGAAATTGCTGAATCCGCCGTTGCGGGCCGATATGCCGGAAATGGCCTCATTGACTTTTTCCAGCGGGAAAACGACGTGCTCAAAAACTGAAAGGTCCACGGCGCCCGAGCCGGCCATGTCAGCCATCGCCTGGCCCTCGCCGGCGCTGAACCAGCACGATCCGATCAAACGCAGCTGCTGGTCCATCATGTGGTGCACATCAATGGGGACCAGGCCGGCCGTGGCCCCGATGTTGACTGCCACGCCGCCACGCCGGAGCGATTTCAGCCCTTCATTGAAGATTTCGTGGTCAGCGCCCGGACCCAGCGCGTCGATGTGAACGTCGACGCCTTCGCCGGTGACGGACTTTACCCAGTCGCTGACGGGCCCATCGGACAGGGAATGAGTCCGGATTCGGTCCGGGGCCAGGGCCTGGACCTTCTCCAGCAGTTCCCGGTTGCGCCCGGTACCCAGCACGGCCGGTGCCCCCATGGCCAGGGCAAACAGGGCAACGCCCAGGCCAAGGGTTCCGCTGATCCCGTTGATCAGCACTGTGGTGGTGGAACCGACTCCCGCTTTGCGGAGGGCCGCATAGCCGGTTCCCAGGTAGCCAAGCCGTGCCCCTGTTTCAAAGCCCACGTTTGCCGGAAGCTTTACCAGCGAATACTGGGGGGCAATCATGTACTCCGCCAGTCCGCCGTAGGGATACCGGTCCAGCATCATTCCGCTGGTGGGCGTCAGGCCAAAGTATCCGGCGAACGCGAAGTTCTGGCAGTGCATCCGGTTGTTCGAACGGCATTCGCGGCAGGAGTCGCAGTAGCGGCCCGGGTTGACATAAACGCGGTCTCCCGGCTTGAAGCCCTGCACGCCGGGGCCAACTTCATCCACGACGCCGGCAGGGTCCAGCCCGAAGATGGCCGGAAGGGCGGGCAGCGGATTCTGCGGAAACCAGGTGGTCCAGTTCCGCAGCACATTGGCCAGGTTGGGGACAATGTTGCAGGCCTTGATCCTGATACGTACGTCCAGGGGTCCGGGGGATGGAAGAGGTACCCGTTCGAGGGTCATCGGGGCAGAGACGTCGTGCATCCGGGCTGCCAACATCGTTGTTGTTTCAGTCATGTCTGGTCCTAGAGAGAAATCAGGGTGCGCGGAAGTGCCGCGCCAAGATAAATCGGGGAGGAACTGCGGGGATTCCCAACGATGCAGGAAGTCCGTTGCAATGTTCTATAAGTTTTGCTGGTCACAGAGTGCGTCACCATCGCTTTCCCACTGGACGGGAAAGATGTTCAGGCCCTGAGGCGGCCAACATCAGCGCACAGCAAAAGGGACGGGGCGGCCATTGACCGCCCCGTCCGCAGGTGACTCTGCACACCGTCGAAAGTCAGGGCATTTCGGTGTGGACTAGCTGGTGTAGGGGTCGTTGATGCCGATGTATTGGGTGGTGGTGTATTCGGCGATGCCTTCGGAGCCGCCTTCGCGGCCGAGGCCTGATTGCTTGACGCCGCCGAAGGGTGCTGCGGCGTTGGAGATGACGCCGGCGTTGAAGCCCACCATGCCGAATTCGATCTGTTCGGCCACCCGCAGGAGCCTGTTGAAGTCCCGGCTGTAGACGTAAGAGGCGAGGCCGTATTCACTGGCGTTGGCGAGCCTGATGGCGTCTTCTTCGGTGCTGAAGGTGGTGACGGGGGCGACGGGGCCGAAGATTTCCTGGCGGAGGATGGCGGCGTCGTTGGGGACGTTGGCCAGGACGGTGGGGTGGTAGAAGTAGCCGGGGCCGTCTACGGGTGCTCCGCCGGTGACGGCTGTTGCTCCGGCGTCGACGGCGGCTGCCACGAGGGCGTGCACGTCGTCGCGGGCGCCGGCGTCGATGAGCGGGCCCACCTGGCTGTTGGGGTCGGTTCCGTGGCCGGTGGTCAGGGCGCCCATTGCGGCGGCGAATTTGGCGGTGAATTCCTGGGCGACGGATTCGTGGACGAGGAACCTGTTCGCGGCGGTGCAGGCCTCTCCCATGTTCCGCATCTTGGCAGCCATGGCGCCTTCGACGGCCTTGTCGACGTCGGCGTCTTCGAACACTATGAAGGGCGCGTTTCCGCCCAGTTCCATCGAGGTGCGGAGCACGTTCTGTGCGGCGTCGGCCATCAGTCTTTTGCCCACCGGGGTGGAGCCGGTGAACGAGACCTTCCGCAGCCGGGAATCCTTCAGCAGTGGCCCGGAGATCCCCGACGCGGAGGATGATGGCACGACGTTCAGGACGCCGGCGGGCAGGCCGGCGTCGAGCATGGTCTGCGCGAAGTACTGGGCGGTCAGCGGGGTGAGCTTGGCGGGTTTGAGGACCATGGTGCAGCCTGCGGCGACGGCCGGGGCGACTTTGCGGGTGGCCATCGCGAGCGGGAAGTTCCAGGGCGTGATGAGCAGGCAGGGTCCGACGGGTTTGTGCTGGACCAGGATCTTGTTCTTGCCCTCGGGTGTGGTGAGGTAGCGGCCGTAGTCGCGGACGGCTTCTTCGGAGAACCAGCGCAGGAACTCGGCGCCGTAGGTGACTTCGCCTCGGGCTTCGGCCAGGGGTTTGCCCATTTCCAGTGTCATCAACAGGGCGAAGTCCTCGGCCCGTTCGGTGACCAGGTCAAAGGCACGGCGGAGAATCTCCGCCCGAACCCGGGGTGCGGTCCTGGCCCAGGATGCCTGCGCTGCGTCAGCCGCGTCCAGCGCGGCGAGGGCGTCTTCGCTGGTTGCGGAGGCGAGGGTGGCGAGCACGTCACCGGTTGCGGGGTCGTGCACGTCAAACGTGCCGCCGTCGGACGCGTCCCGCCATTGCCCGCCGATCAGCAGGCCGGTGGGCACGGTGTCCAGCAATTTCAGTTCGTTAAGTACGGGGACAGACATGTTTTTCCGTTCATAAAAGGGGAGTCAGGAGGTGGAAAGCAGCTGCAGGCCGGCTTCCTGCCGCGGTGCCTTTAGTAGGCTCTAACCCTTTGCTCAACCACCAGGTGGATGAGCGCGAACCTCTGCTCTTCATCGATGGCGCTGAGGGCCGCTTCGATGGCGGCGGGGATATCGGCGTCGCGTTCCACCTTTATTCCGAAGCCGCCGAAGGCCTGCGCCATGAGCGCGAATTCCGGGTTTTTCAGCTGGGTTCCGGAGACCCGTTCGGGGTAGTGCCGTTCCTGGTGGGTGCGGATGGTCCCGTATTCCTGGTTGTCCATCACGATGACCAAAGGAGTGGCTCCATACTGCGCGGCGGTGGCTAGTTCCTGGCCGTTCATGAGGAATTCCCCGTCGCCGGCGATGGTCACCACGCGCCTGCCGGGGTATTCCAGGGAGGCCGCGATGGCGGAGGGAACGGAGTAGCCCATGGAGCCGTTGCGGGCGCTGATCATCGAGGCATAACGCTGGGTAGGGAAGTAGCGGTGTGCCCAGTTGGTGTGCTCCCCGGCGCCGAGGGTAACCATCGCGTCGGCAGGCAGCGTGGGCACGAGGTTGGCCATCAGCGTGTCCATCCGTGCCGGACCGGCCGACGGCGTCGCCGGCGGGAGCGCGGCGAAGGCAACCTGCTCGGCCCGCATCCTTCCTGTCCAGGCTTTCCACTCTTCTTTCACCGGAAGCTGGATCTTGGCAAGGTCGCGGATGAACACGTCGGGTTTGGCCACGATCTGATAGGAAACGGGGCCGGAGCGGCCCCGGAGGGAGGGATCGATGGTGACGAGGAAGTTCTTTTTGTTCCAGTCCTGGCGGCACAGGAATCCGTCGGTGATGACGTCGCCGGGGACGGTGCCAACGAAGATGAGCAGGTCGGTTTCTTCCAGCAGGTCGTAGGTGGGGCGGGGCCGGCCGTAACCGATAGGACCAACGTAGGAGGGGGAATCGAATGGAACAGTACCCTCGGTGCGCCACTCTGCGGCGGCAGGGATGTGGTGCTTTTCCAGCCATTCGGTGAGCTGGTCGGCGCCTTCCTGGGTCCAGTCGTTCCCGCCGGTGACAAACAGTGGCTTGGTTGAGGCGGCAAGGGCTGCGGAAAGGGCGTCTGAATCGGTGCCTGTCATTCCGCCGGTTGCCACCGGGATGGGCGGGTGCGGCGTCGGATCAATCTGTTTGCGGATGACGTCCTCGGGCAGGCCGATGACCACCGGGCCGGGCCTGCCGCTCATGGCGGCGAAGAAGGCCTCAGCGACGATTTCGGAAGCACGCTCGGCGTGGTCCAGGACCATCACACGCTTGGCGCCGGTGTCGAACCAGGCTTTGATGTCGAATTCCTGGAACGCCTCGCGGTCCCGGTGCGCGAAGGGTATCAGCCCCACAAACAGGACCATGGGCGTGGAGTCCTGCCAGGCGGTGTGCAGGCCGACGTGAGCATTGGCGGCACCGGGTCCCCGGGTAACCATCGCGACACCCGGCAGTTGGTTCATTTTCCCGTCGGCTTCCGCCATGTAGGTGGCTCCGCCCTCGTGGCGGCAAACAATCGTTTCGATGTCCGAGCCGTGCAGCCCGTCCAGGACGTCAAGGAAGCTTTCGCCCGGAACGATATGGGTGCGCTTGACGCCGTGGGCCACCAGGGCGTCAACGATGACGTGCCCTGCAGACTTCGTTGCCGGGGCGGCCGTACGGGGTGATGCGCTTCCTGTGCCCGTCGTTGTTTGAGGCGCTGTTTGGGGCGCTGTTTGGGCCGGCAGGGCCGGGTCGGGGGATAGGGACGCAACTGCGCCGCTTGAGGTTTCTACCTGTGATGTCATCTGAAATTTCCGTTTCCTTGTTCGCAAGCGAACGTGGGATAAGTGGGGTCGGCTAGCGAAGGTACTGCAGGCCCTTGGCCTCAAGGCGGGTGCGCATTCCATTCACCACATCCAGGCTCAGGAGTCCCTGGGCATAGAGGGCGCGCTTCTCTTCCTCAGCGGCCTCCCGGCGCAGGCCTGCTTCAAGGACAGCAGCGGCATCCTCCCGGCGGACAACGCAGATACCGTCGTCGTCCGCGACGATGACGTCGCCTGGAGTGATGAGCTGGCCGCCGCACACAATGGGAACCTGGACGTTGGCCAGAGTCTCCTTGACGGTGCCCTGCGCGCTGACCGCCTTGCTCCAGACGGGAAAACCCATACTCCTGAGTATCGCGACGTCCCGGACGCCTGCATCGATGACGAGGCCGCGGACGCCGCGCGCCATGGCGGACGTTGCGAGCAGATCTCCGAAATACCCGTCGTCACACGGCGAGGTGGGTGTCACCACGAGGATGTCCCCTGGCTGTGCCTGCTCGAGTGCCACGTGGATCATCCAGTTATCGCCCGGGGCAACCTCGCAGGTGACAGCCGTGCCGGCAATGGCGGCGTCCGACTGGCGGGGCTGCAATCGCGAGTGGAGAAGTCCGGAGCGCTCCTGGGCCTCGTGTGTTGTGGCCACTCCCAGCCCTGCGAAGGCCGAGGCGATTTCGGATGGGGTCCGTTCAATGGTGTTGATGACGCGTGCCATGGTTATGCCCCTACCGTGAAGTTGCTGTCCACGACGCCGCCGGCGTTGGTCCTGTCGGAGTCCTGGAGAAGGCCGGAGCCGATCATGACGTCAATCGTTGCCTCTAACGCAACGGGAGACACCCGGAGCCCTGCCGGCCACATGCCGAGGTCGCGGGTGTACTTCAGGCCGCGGGCGGCGAGCTCTGCGTCATCCGGTGTGGTGAGGCGCTGGTAAATGGGCAGCGTGACGGAGTCGTTGGCAGGGTCGTTGACGAAGTCATGGGCTTCGGACAGGGCCGAGACAAGGTCCTGCACCAGCTCGCTGTTTTCACGCAGCCAGTCTTCATTGCCGATGATGGCAGCAAAGATGATTTCGGGAATAACATCGGCAACTTCGCCGAGCAGGTTGTAGCCGGACCGTTCCGCCAGGAAGTTCCAGGGTGCAGGCTGCGGGGCGGCGTCGATCCCGTTTTCCTGCAGGGCAGTCCAGCGGGTGGTGTGCACGCCCGCGAGGACGAAACTGTAATCCTGGGGATAGCTGAGGCCGGCTTCCCGGAGCATCAGCTGCGTGTAAATGGCGGTGCCTTCGGTAAGCGATGACGTGCCGATCCGCTTGCCGCGCAGCTCCTCAAGTGTCCCGATGTCCGCCCGCGCCACGAGTGACATCGGGAGGCGTTCGGAGTTGGAGCCGACGATGCGCAGCGTGCCACCGGAGACGAAATCGGCGACGGCCCCTTCCGGTGGGGTGATCGCAAGGTCTGCTGTTCCTTCACGCACGGCCGCCGTCGCTTTATCGACTGAGCCCAGCCGCATGTATTCGATGCTGATTCCATGCCGGGCGAAGATTCCCTGCTCGTCGGCGACGAATACGGGCAGCCAGTTGAATCCCTGGGCGGCCCCTGCAAAGCGTACTTTCTTGAATGAATTGCTCATGTGTCCTCCGTGTGTCATGGGGTTTACCGCCCTTGGGCGGCGAGTCGGGCATCGAGGCGGGGGTAGATCCGGCGGGCATTTCCGCCGAGGACGGCCTGACGTTCCTTATGGTCAAGGTGCAGGGCTTCCACGTACCGCTTGGTGTCGTCAAATGGGTGGCCTGTTTCCGGATCGTCAGCTCTGACCGCGCCAAGCAATTCCGAGCCGAACAGGATGTTTGAGGGGTCAATGACCGAGAACAGTGCGTTGATACCCTCCTGGTGGTAGACGCAGGTGTCGAAGAAGACGTTGCGCATCAGGTGCTCAGCCAGTGGCGGCTTGTCGAGCATGATTGACAAGCCGCGGTAGCGCCCCCAGTGATATGGAACGGCGCCTCCACCATGGGGTATCACCAGGCGCAGGTTGGGATGCCGCTCGAAGAGGTCCCCGGCCAGCAGTTGCATGAACACTGCGGTGTCGGCGGCCAGGTAGTGTGCCCCGGTGGTGTGGAGCGCCGGAGAACACGAAGCTGAAACGTGGATCATCGCCGGAACGTCGAGCCGTTCCATGGCATCCCAAAGCGGGTCCCACCAGAGGTCTGTCAGCGGCGGTGCGGACCATCGTCCCCCGGAGGGATCCGGATTGAGGTTGCACCCCACGAAGCCGGCTTCGACGCAGCGTTCCAGTTCGGCGATGACCGGCCCCAGTCCTCCTTCGACAGTCTGAGGGAGCTGGCACACGCCGGCGAAGTTCTCCGGGAAGAGGTCGCAGATCCTCGCGATCGTGTCGTTGGACAGCCGGGCCCACTCGTTGGCCGCGTCCTGCCCGGGTACGTGGTGGCCCATCCCCGCTGCCCGGGGCGAAAGGATGGTGACATCTGAACCCCGTTCGCGCTGCAGCCTCAGCTGGTTGGCCGTAATGATCTCCCGCAGTTCATCATCGGGAATTCCACCGTAGGGGTCCGGAGCCTCCCCCCGGCCCTCGGCGTGGGCGATCTGCTCGGCACGGTAGGCGTGGAAGTCAGCCGGCTCAGTGGTGAAGTGGCCGTGGCAGTCTATGGTCAGTGTCTGTGTCATCTGGGGTCCTTCGAAGTATGGGTTCCGGCTTGGCCGAAGTTGGTTGGCCAGATGCCATGCCTGCCGGGGGAGAGGATCCCGTCGGGATCGAGGGCGTCCTTGATCTGGGTGGCCACACGCCGGTAGATGTTGTCGTTGAAGCTGTACTCCGCGGCGGCCAGGTCCATGAATTCCAGGTGGGGGCGGCTGTCAGCAATCCCCAGCTTTCCGAGTTCGAGGATCAGGCTGCGGGCCAGGGCGAATGCCGAGCGGGTGGAGTTTTCATCCGTCCTGTCGTAACGGACGCCGGCTATCACCACTGCAGAACGTTCCCCTGTGACCATGATGCCGGCGCCGAAATCGCGGCCGGCGGCCTTGAACTCCCGCCGCAGAACATCGATGACGCCGCGCATCGCAGTTCCCTGCAAGGGCACCACGGGGGATACGTCAACATGGGCGATGTTGGGTGGAGTGTTCTCAATGGCCTTCAGTGTTGGTTCGCCGGCCATGATTTGCTCGGCGGATGACTCAAGTTGGTTGTACTCGTCAGGCGAGTACGTGCGTCGGGCCTCTACCCGGCCACTGGGGATCGCCTCCCAGGCCTCACGGATCCGGCGCACTTTCGCATCTACGATTTCCGGTGCACCCCAGACAGCCGCGCGTGCTGCCCAGGCACCAACTCCCGCACGGAACCCGATCTCGTGCAGCTCTGAGTCCGTAAAAGGGTGCTCCTGCCCTGCAACCGGTGCATCGCGCAACATATGGCATGCCCGAAGAGTGGAGTACAGCGCCGGCATGCCTTCCAGGTGCCCGGCAAGGCGGAGCTCACGGATGGTGTCGATGGCAGCCTCGAAGTCCGCCTCGTCGTCGATGGCAAGGAGCAAGGGTGCAAAGGATTCCGGCCGGCGCGTCAGCCAGATGCCCATCCTGGTGACGATCCCGAAATTCGACTGCACGAACATCGGTTCGAGGTTTGGGCCCAGGCTTCGCTTGTAGGTGTGCCAGGCAGGGCTGGAAGGAATTGCGCCTTGCCCCGTGCGCAGGATGGCACCGTCCGGCATCACGACTTCAAGGCCGGCGGCCAGCATGTAGTCTGCGCCGTAGCGCTGGTACGTGTGGCCACCGTCCATGGTGTTGCCCACGATGGAGCCCCAGCCAAGGTCGGGACAGGGTGTGGCGAGATCGTAACCCTTGCTGCGTACGGCGTCGTGCAGATCGAACCAGGTCACTCCGGGCTCCACCACTGCATAGGCGAGCTCTTCGTTGATTTCAAGGATCCGGTTCATGCGCTGGAAACCAAGCTGGATGGACCCCCGGACTTTCGGGGACGCACCTCCATGGCCCAGGTTGCGCCCCTGGCTGTGGGGCCAGACCGGAACGGCGTAGCGCCGTGCGATCTCCAGGATTCCCTGCACCTGTTCGGTGGTGGTGGGCTGTACAACGGCTGACGCCGCGTAGGTTTCATCCCCGGTGAGCCAATAATCGTCCTTGAAGTCGTCGATCCGGGTCCGTTCGACGTGGACGGCATCCTGTCCCAACAGTGCGGCCAGTTCCTGCGCCATCGCGTCGGGGATCGTCGGCAGGGCCTCGGGTTTGCTCACGGGACATTCACCATGGGGGCCTGATGGCTTAAGTCCGAGATGTTGACTCCGAGGATGGCCGTCAGGGCCTCGGACAGCGCCTGCTGGGCCCCTTCTCCAACCGAATGCACGGAGCGCCACGCGATGACGCCGTCGGGACGCACCAGCAATGCCCCGTCTTCATCCGTCCCGCGGAGCTTGTGCCACGCGAAATAGAGGTCTTGCGAGTCCGGTGCACCGATGACCTTCGCCCGCACGCGGGGGTGCCCGAGCCCGACGACTGCCTCCACCCATGCTCTGCCTGACGGCCCGGTTAATAGGGTGAAATAGCCGTCGCCCACGAGATCCAGCGTTGAGACCCTGTGTCCGGAGGCGTCCACAAGCCAGGCGTGGGGGAGTTTCGCGCCTGGACGGCTTGAGGCCTGCGCGTATAGTTCCTTGTCGCGGGCCCACACCTCGGGCTCATCGGTGTCCGGAACCACTGCCCCGGATTCGTAGCGGTGGTTCATCTCCACGCCCTGGGCATTGAACTCGTAATTCCTGAGCTCCAGGGCGCGTGCAAGTTCTGCTCTGGCAGCTTCTCCGTCCGCGGTAGGGGCTGTCAGTTTTTCGAGACCCGACGGACCGCCGGGACGCTCTGCCGCGAATGCCTGCTTCAGGGGAGCAAACTCCCGCCGCGACTGGTTCGCGCGCTCAACGATTTGCCGACCGATCGGTGCCCGTTCCTCGGTGTAGGAGTCCAGCAGTGACGGGGCCGCATCGCCCTTGATGACGTAGGCAAGCTTCCAGGCCAGGTTGAATGCGTCCTGGATGCAGGTGTTTGAACCGAGCCCGTTGGTCGGGGGATGGCGGTGGGTGGCGTCCCCTCCGCAGAAGATGCGGTTGTTTGAGTAGTAGGGCGCGTAGGCCTCGTTGACGTACCAAGGCCCTACCGAGGTGATTTCCGGCTCGAAGCCGGGGTCGCCGATGTAGGCCTTGATCCGGGTCCGTGCTGTCTCAAAGCTGAGGTCAGGATCTCCTTGCGAGATGTCGAACCCCCATCCTGCGATCCAGTTGTCCCAGGGCCGCACGGCCCGCAGAAGCCCCAGGCCGATTTCACCAACGGCTGCCTCCTGGTTGACGATCCAGTTCATGATCGATGGCCGGTGCGCCACGTACTTGGAGAGGTCGCCACGGAACTGGGCGTACACCGTGCCGGCACGCGCCAGGACGCCCTCGATGGGGATTCCGGCATCCTGGGCCACTTGGGACCGCGCCCCGTCGGCACCCACCAGGTAGCGGGTGCGGTGCTGGTAGACGCGCCCGCTGGGGCGGTGTTCAAGCGTAACGGTGACACCGTCGTCGTCCTGCACGCTGGAGCGGTAGAGGGTGTTGAATTCGAACGATGCACGCCGCTTCGCCGCACTGTTGAGGATAATCGGCTCCAGGTCCGACTGGGGGATGTCCACCATGGAGCAGGGACTGGATTGACGGTAGTCTCCCTGCCGGTCGTCTCCGGTTCCGTAGCTGCTAAGACGCGCGATCTCCGGACCCGCGAGACTGGTCATGAACTTTGTCTCGCCCATGAGGTTCCACGGGGTTGCCTGCTGCTTCACCTCCTCCTCGATGCCCAGGCTGCGGAGCACTTCCATGGCACGGAGGTTGGTGATGTGCGCCCGTGGAGTGTGGGCCAGCCAGTTTTCCCTGCTGACCGCCAGTGTGCGTATGCCGTATGTCGCGAGCGCAAGCGCGGTCGTCGCGCCCATCGGACCTGTGCCGACCACCAGCACATCCGAGTCAAACGGCGAATTTTCGAGTGTCATGTGCATCCTTCATTGGAGATCATTTCGACGTCGTAGGGCAGTAGGGCGCCTCCGTGATGCCCCTGCGCATATGCGTGCGCCGCGGCATCACGGGAAGTCATCCCAAATTGGGGCAGTAATCAGCCCTGTGAATCACCATCATCAGGAGTCATTCCCAATGCCTGGTTCCGCTCAATGTGGACCCGCGAGAGCGCTGCAGCAGCGTCGCGGACGGCGGCTGCGTAGCGTTCGAGCTCCTGCTTGCCACCGCGCTCACTGGGGATGACCAGGGAGATGGAGGCGAGAACAAAGCCGTCGGCACCGAGGACCGGCGCCGCCACTGCACAGACGCCTGGCTTCCATTCCTCGTTGTCGAAAGCGACGCCGGCAGCGCGGACCTCCCGCCATTTCGCCCGCATGGAATCCACTGTGACTCCGGCGGGCATGGCTTGTGAGAGGGAAGCATAGCGCGCGTCCCAAAGCATCTCGGGCGCGAACGCCACAAGGACCTTCGCGTCGGCCGACATCAGCCCGTGGACCACCATGCCGGCCGAGGTGAACGGTTTGAAATGGCGCTCCGTTGTGACGAGGTCAAGGGACAGTGTTCCCTCGTGGCCCCATACCGAAAGGAGGGCGGATTCAGTGGTGCTCTGGGCCAGCCTTTCGAGGTAGGGCCGGGCTTCGCTGACGAGGACACTGGCCGACGTCTTCGCGTACAGGCTTTGAAGCATTCGCGGACCAAGGGCGTAGTTGCCTGCCACGTCCTGCTCCACCCATCCGAGCCGTTCCAGCGTGAGCATCAGGCGGCGCACAGTCGCCTTCGGCAACTGGGATTCCTCCCGCAGTTCACGCAGCGTCCATTCCGGCCGTTCCGTTGAAAAGAGCCCCAACAGGTAAAGGCCGCGCTCGAGGGTGCCAAGGGGTGCGGCCTCTCCGGCCTCACCTGCCAGGAAAGCCCTGCTGCTGGTAGTCGAGGTCTCCACTGTCTCTCTTCCCCTTTCAACGAATCCGATGTTATGCTCCTCACTGAGTTCATTCACTGAACCTAAGAGATTCACTGAATGAACCGTAGCAGTTACATCGAACGATGGCAACGGATTGCGTCCGCACCGGATCAAAGGAGATCAGAATGACAATGACTCAGACAATGACAGCGGCCCGAATGCATGCCGTCGGCGAACCGATGGTGATTGAAGAAGTACCGCTGCCGATACCTACCGGCGCGGATGTCCGGGTGCGTGTTCACAGCTGCAACATCGTGCCCAACCTCGCCAACATCCTCGCGAATTGGACCACCTGGTTTCCGCAGAACCCGTTGCCGGCGCTTCCGGCCATCTTTGGGCTGGATCCGGCGGGCGTTGTGGAAGCCGTAGGCCCGGACGTCCGGGAATTTGCGCCCGGCGACCGTGTTTACGTCAATCCGGGCCGATCCTGCGGTGCCTGCAAGGAATGCCGGAGCGGGAAGATCATGCACTGCCAGCATTTTGCTTTTGCGGGCTACTTCGGGCTGACGCCCACCTCGGGGCAGATGCTGGACCGGTACCCCTATGGCGGCTTGGCCGAGGCCATGCTTGCTCCTGCAG is a window encoding:
- a CDS encoding FAD-binding oxidoreductase; protein product: MSKPEALPTIPDAMAQELAALLGQDAVHVERTRIDDFKDDYWLTGDETYAASAVVQPTTTEQVQGILEIARRYAVPVWPHSQGRNLGHGGASPKVRGSIQLGFQRMNRILEINEELAYAVVEPGVTWFDLHDAVRSKGYDLATPCPDLGWGSIVGNTMDGGHTYQRYGADYMLAAGLEVVMPDGAILRTGQGAIPSSPAWHTYKRSLGPNLEPMFVQSNFGIVTRMGIWLTRRPESFAPLLLAIDDEADFEAAIDTIRELRLAGHLEGMPALYSTLRACHMLRDAPVAGQEHPFTDSELHEIGFRAGVGAWAARAAVWGAPEIVDAKVRRIREAWEAIPSGRVEARRTYSPDEYNQLESSAEQIMAGEPTLKAIENTPPNIAHVDVSPVVPLQGTAMRGVIDVLRREFKAAGRDFGAGIMVTGERSAVVIAGVRYDRTDENSTRSAFALARSLILELGKLGIADSRPHLEFMDLAAAEYSFNDNIYRRVATQIKDALDPDGILSPGRHGIWPTNFGQAGTHTSKDPR
- a CDS encoding FAD-dependent monooxygenase; its protein translation is MTLENSPFDSDVLVVGTGPMGATTALALATYGIRTLAVSRENWLAHTPRAHITNLRAMEVLRSLGIEEEVKQQATPWNLMGETKFMTSLAGPEIARLSSYGTGDDRQGDYRQSSPCSMVDIPQSDLEPIILNSAAKRRASFEFNTLYRSSVQDDDGVTVTLEHRPSGRVYQHRTRYLVGADGARSQVAQDAGIPIEGVLARAGTVYAQFRGDLSKYVAHRPSIMNWIVNQEAAVGEIGLGLLRAVRPWDNWIAGWGFDISQGDPDLSFETARTRIKAYIGDPGFEPEITSVGPWYVNEAYAPYYSNNRIFCGGDATHRHPPTNGLGSNTCIQDAFNLAWKLAYVIKGDAAPSLLDSYTEERAPIGRQIVERANQSRREFAPLKQAFAAERPGGPSGLEKLTAPTADGEAARAELARALELRNYEFNAQGVEMNHRYESGAVVPDTDEPEVWARDKELYAQASSRPGAKLPHAWLVDASGHRVSTLDLVGDGYFTLLTGPSGRAWVEAVVGLGHPRVRAKVIGAPDSQDLYFAWHKLRGTDEDGALLVRPDGVIAWRSVHSVGEGAQQALSEALTAILGVNISDLSHQAPMVNVP
- a CDS encoding IclR family transcriptional regulator, producing the protein METSTTSSRAFLAGEAGEAAPLGTLERGLYLLGLFSTERPEWTLRELREESQLPKATVRRLMLTLERLGWVEQDVAGNYALGPRMLQSLYAKTSASVLVSEARPYLERLAQSTTESALLSVWGHEGTLSLDLVTTERHFKPFTSAGMVVHGLMSADAKVLVAFAPEMLWDARYASLSQAMPAGVTVDSMRAKWREVRAAGVAFDNEEWKPGVCAVAAPVLGADGFVLASISLVIPSERGGKQELERYAAAVRDAAAALSRVHIERNQALGMTPDDGDSQG